Proteins from a genomic interval of Sphingobacterium lactis:
- a CDS encoding OsmC family protein: MRVHLKRQNQGVHFEASSELSAVKVHVDGPESIGGEGKGVRPMELVLMALGSCSVFDLTTILQKQRQDLQDIDVEVVGQRRDEIPNIFTQIHITFKLKGTIDEAKAQKAAELAVKKYCSVHDMLANGGIDITYSIEINK; encoded by the coding sequence ATGAGAGTTCATTTAAAAAGACAAAACCAAGGAGTGCATTTCGAGGCTTCCAGCGAATTATCAGCGGTTAAGGTACATGTGGATGGTCCGGAGTCGATCGGTGGCGAAGGCAAGGGCGTAAGACCCATGGAATTGGTGCTGATGGCGTTGGGATCCTGCAGTGTATTCGATTTGACTACGATCTTGCAGAAACAGCGTCAGGATCTTCAGGATATCGATGTGGAAGTTGTGGGTCAACGCCGCGACGAGATCCCAAATATCTTTACGCAAATCCACATCACCTTTAAACTGAAAGGAACTATTGATGAGGCGAAAGCACAGAAAGCTGCCGAATTAGCGGTAAAGAAATATTGCTCTGTACACGATATGTTGGCCAATGGCGGCATCGATATCACCTACAGTATCGAAATCAATAAGTAG